A single region of the Etheostoma cragini isolate CJK2018 chromosome 3, CSU_Ecrag_1.0, whole genome shotgun sequence genome encodes:
- the LOC117942459 gene encoding retinol-binding protein 2-like, whose translation MPADYNGRWEMVSNENFEETMKAMDIDFATRKIAAHLHQTKVIVQNGDKFETKTLSSFRNYEVNFTVGEEFEEFTKGLDNRKLKTLVTWDGDKLVCVQKGEKANRGWKHWIEGDLLHLEITVLDKVCHQVFKKA comes from the exons atgccTGCAGACTACAATGGACGTTGGGAGATGGTGAGCAATGAGAACTTTGAGGAGACCATGAAAGCCATGG ACATTGACTTTGCTACCAGAAAGATAGCTGCCCACCTGCATCAGACAAAGGTGATCGTCCAGAATGGAGACAAGTTTGAAACAAAGACCCTGAGCAGCTTCAGAAACTATGAGGTCAATTTCACCGTGGGAGAGGAGTTTGAAGAGTTCACAAAAGGCCTGGACAACCGAAAACTCAAG ACACTGGTTACCTGGGATGGGGACAAGCTGGTGTGTGTTCAGAAGGGGGAGAAAGCTAATCGTGGCTGGAAACACTGGATCGAGGGAGACCTGCTACACCTG GAAATTACTGTTCTGGACAAGGTCTGTCACCAAGTATTTAAGAAGGCCTAA